The genome window GAAATGTAAAGATTCAAGAGCCTGAACTCTCAGTTCTCATTTTTCAGTCAGTTACCCTTTGTTAAGCAGTGGCCAATATTTGGTTCTTCTGGCTCTAGACAGTTTCATTATTTCAGTGCATGTTGTGCATCTGTTGCtctttgggaattctggaatCTAGAAATAAGTCATCAAGCAATGGCAGCAGGCTGTTTTGTAgaggtgttttgggtttttttccatgctaCATGTCTAATAAACTCCTCAgtccagggctggcagcacagTGTCTCTGTGTCATCAGCACTCAGTTAATTCACCTGTAATGGCACACAAAACATGCTGTGTGAAATACCCAGTTCACAGATCATcccctggcaggagctgaggtGATTTTGGACTGGTGATAAGTACACAAGCCGTTAGAAGGACATGAAGGCACAACACTCTCTTCAGAGGTTCCAAAGTTTCTACAGCTTTCTTCTGAAGTACCACACCATATattaaaagaacacagaaatagatgaggctttttttttttgtttgtttctctcccCAGAACTTGGCTGGATCTCAAAAGTGTATGTGAATCGACCTGCAGTGGAGAGGCATgcagaacaaattaaaaaatggaaaactgtgAAAGGTAATTGGCAAGTAAGTGCTCTTCTTATGCATTCTgttcctgtatttttaaagcagtcattctccctctccaggctgtaatattgaatttttttcaagataCATGTAAACTTAAAAGATGTGCTTGTCCATGTCTAATTTTAGTAATTTGTATTTGATGATGATGGGATGGAATAAGGTGACGCATTTATCCAAACAAGTTAAAAACCTTATAACTCATGACTGGCAAAACTGCAAATGGATTTAAGTCATCTTTATTCATGAGTGGATTAAATTGTGTATTACTACCCCTCcacatttattctgttttccagaCAGACTTCTCTGCATGCAgccttcttattttttaattttaaagccGTAAGATATGATCATGGTCCCTGTCAAGTTTGACCTACCTGgatgatttttctttgcttaaacATTCCCAACGTGTGTGATTTCATTGCTTGACTAGTTTTTTAAGCTAAAATTCAAAAATCCTGACTGCCTGTGGCATTTGGTGGGGGGAAGGAGCCCACTAATGTTAGGAAAACTGACTTTTCAGCTGCTGAGATAAGGTAAATGGTTGGTTATTGTCCATTTTGGTATAAAAAGACAAACTGGCTCTCATTCAccaagcagctgctctgcaaacaATGCTTGGGATGCCTCCCCTCTGCACACTGAACAAGTTGGTTGTGtgcaacagcagctgaaaacctggaagcaggaggaaggagatgaTGAAGAATCAATCTTAGGAGTGAAATGTAACAGAACAAAGCAAGAACCATTTAATTATACTTAATTCTTAAACAAAGTTGTTCAAAATAATTGACATTGTGCAACCATTCTGGGATGGCTGAAGCTGTGTTCACAATGAGCACAGATTTTGGGATTACAGCTGGGGGATAATTTGATGTAAGTGATAATTTGTAGGATTTGTTTGGGGATAATTTGTAGTAAGGTGctagaaaaatgtttcctgatggcttttccttcctgaaagTTTGTGCTTTGTGTGTTATgattaagttttaaaaaatggagaTAAACGGAGGAGAATTGGACACCAGCTCAGCATTTCTTTAGAGTTTGTTATGCATGAAAAGTTACTTGATACTGAGTTGATCAGCCCAGTGGCTCTGAGTTGGGAAATAGCAGCAGTGAGATGGTGCTCCCTGACCATGGCTGTCCTCAGATACCACAGGTGCAGTCATGTAAAAACAAAGTCTTCTTTTGACTGAGGGTACCATGTAAATAACAAATACAGAGAGCTGCAGGCTTTGACTACAGAGACTCACTGGGGAGAAAGGGATTTAGTATCACTCCCACAACACAGCTGGAGAACAGACATTTATTCCTAACACTTCTCCCCTCTCCTGTGtagaaacacaggaaagaaaaccaaagaaagaaacCCAGAAACCCAAGCAAGGTTTTACTTCGAAGGGTGCCAGAAGCAGCTCTCCTCTGTATGAGCATGGCCACAGCAGGGCAGTCACTGCTGTTTTTTTAACAGAGGTGATTTTGAACCTGTGCATGTTTGAATGTAAGCAGCACCACAGATCCAAATTCTGTAGCCTGTTTCCCAAAATACCCAATtggaaaagccttttaaaaaccCTGATGTTTATACCAATTCCTGAAACCCCCTGATCTTGATGACTATGATTCATGTCATAGGAGAGGAGACAAAAATTCCCTCAAACAGAGgataaaaaaattcaagtaaaCGTAACATAAAACTATTTCTAGGGAAAACCCCTTTCAAACAATTATAGGAtgaaaggaggaaggagaaacaaTCAGTCAGGCTTAGGCTAACAGAGGCCAGTGATTGCTCATTACCCCACTGCCATTGCAAACTCTCCCCTGTGCAAGTGCCCTGTAAGAGAAGTCAGCTTTGAGTGAAGCCATTGCAATAAATGAGCATTTTCTGGAAGACCTTCAACAGATAATTCAAAATAATGTCTTAAGCTCAACTTTTGTTCATCAAAAAAAAGCTCATAAAATTTTTAGTTATGCTTCTGTTCCCTTCTTTGTTTAATaagtcttttaaaattctgaagcaATTCCATCTAAAGCATGCTTTAACCTTGTCACTTAGCTcttgcttttggtttttgttttttttttttttttttgcaccaaAATTACAGATGGTTTTTATTGCTGATTCATACAAAAGGAAGTGGATCCTTTTGAGATCCCTTTGAGGAAGTATCCTCTCTGTATCACCAGGTACTGCTGAAGACATGAACAAGTATCTGCCAGCCTGTCTATGCTAAGCCATTATTTGCTTATATGTTGCATCCTATACATTTCCCCACTGTCAGAGTGAGAGCCAGGCTTCTGATTCCTGCACTTCTAAGGCAGTTTGGCTTTGGAAGTGTAAACAGAAATGCTCCATTCCTTGCTTTGTTCCTTTTGCAGGCAGCTTGGCTGCTGAAAGCTGTCACCTGCATAGACCTCACCACTCTCTCAGGCGACGATGCTCCTTCAAATGTTCAAAGGCTGTGTTTTAAAGCAAAGCACCCTATCAGAGAGGATCTGCTCAAAGCCTTGGACATGCATGATAAAGGTATGGTAGCTTGTGGGGTGTGTGTTTTCTAGAGGAAATGTCTGTGCTTCCTCgttattttctcacttttcgGGAAGGACGTTGCTCCACTGCTTGAAGTGGTGTGGACCAAAGGGGAATCAGGCCCCTGATTGAAGCCATACACATAAAACATCAAAGattagtctttttttaaaacttggaTTTATGGACTCTTCAGGCAGCTGAAGTATAAAATATGAGGTCAGTCATCTGAGAGTTTGAGAGAAGAGCATTTCAGCTAGAAATGCAGTAGGGCTGCATGAACATAAAGActgctcaggtgctgctgggctCAGGCTGGCTCCACAAGTAGAACAGAGCTTGGCAGTGCAGTTTCTCTTGCAGCAATTTGCTGATCAAGCATAACTGTGATCAAGTCTTAACTGTGTGTGTTGGCATTAAACTGTGAGTCTGTCAATAGAAATCTTGGAGTTTTAACTCCTGCTAATGCAGACTTGTTCCCAGGGTCAGGTGAAGGAATGTGAGGGAGGAAACAGCATGAGAACTACCTGAGCCATTTGAGCAGTGTAACAAACATCCCTGGTGTGGTGCTTAGGATCCTTGTGAGAACACAGGAGTGGGAGGTGAGGACAGTGCACACGTGCTCATGGAGAAGGTGGAATTCTCTGCATGAAAAAGGGAACTGTGGCTTTTGCAGGTATCACTGTTGGAGCAGTGTGTGTGTATCCTGCAAGAGTCTCTGACGCAGTGAACACCCTCAAGGCTGCTGGTTGTAACATACCAGTGGCTTCAGGTAAGCTTCATTTGAAAATATCCCATTAAATAATTTGATGTTATAAAATACGTAGAGAAATCCAGAAGTCTGGACTTGCTTTTGTGTCAGGGAGTAAGGTGAGAAGTAACAGGTGGAAGGAAGGGAATGGAAGGAGGATTTTCTTCTGGTATAATCTTTTGTTGTCTTCCAACTTCAAGCTTACCAGGAATGCCAAGCCTTTTTGCTGGAAGCTCTTCAAAGAGGCCTTTAAAATATATCAGTGTTTTTCTCACCTGGACAGAGGAAATTGAGATAGAGTGCTGGACAAGTATCAGTACACACTAAgtagatgatgatgatgatgatatgagtcctccaggctgagcttcagagaggctgtgagcagagccaggggctgctgcctgctgagcaGCCACAGCGTCAGGACTTCCAAAATCTGACAGAGTCAGCTCTTCTCCACTCACCACGCATGAAGGACAAGTCCTGAATGTGCAGGAAGCAAGAAGTAGAATCAAAGAATTCCTCAGGTTGGAAGGCAGCTCTGGACGTGATCTGGTCCAacccctgctcaaagcagggccTGACTTTGAAGTTAGATCAGGTGTTTAATGCTAAGATACATGTGAGTTTTTGTCCTTGTTTCATTGTTGTGTAGGGGAAAAATGTGTACTAAATGCATTTATATGTCAGAGAGAAAGACAATCTCTGACAaagccattattttttttccatttccaaagtTACCTTTGGGTTTTGTACGTAAACATCATAAACATAATCTTAAATAGAACTCATTGAAAGCAGTTTTTGCTAAATTGTGATTTAACCATTAAACAACATTATTATGATTTAAGTGAAGATACTGCTTAAAAGAAttggagaaaattaaaaatttatatattgCTTCATATCTGAGCTCCTTGTTTGCTCAATCTGCTGGAAGCAATAGGTATTGTGCTTTTATCTAGGCTGTTCTGGAAAACATCAAGGCACGTGAAAGATCTTCTCACAAGATGCACTTACCTTGCTGGACACTGGTTTTTGAGGGTAGAGCCAATGTTTCTTATTGGTGAAGAGAGAGTAGGATGAAGTGCctgtggagtttttttaatcATGTCAAGCactaataaaaaagaataacaTTCAGACTTTTTGGTGTATTACTGGTATTTTCAATTTTATGGTCGATTTATAAAACTTTAACACATTTCTTCCTTCTACCTGCACCCCTTTCGTGCTAGTGGCTGCTGGGTTTCCATCTGGACAAACTCCTCTGGAGACCAAACTGGCTGAAATAAGGCTGGCAGTGGAGTATGGTGCCCGAGAGATTGACATTGTCATTAGCAGGACTCTGGTGCTGACAGGCCAGTGggaaggtaagaaaaaaaagttcctttGGCAAGGAGCCTAAACCTTATACATGCACTGCAGGGTCTGTCTTTGTCTCTTCCCCAAATCTCCCCATCAGTCCTTGAAGAATTTGGTCTCTCCCCTCAGAATAACTGATAATCTGGGGCTCTgagctaaataaataaataaataatctgaGCTAAATAAGAACTTTTTAATCAATTTATGACAAAGGGTTGCATTTTTTTGAGAGGAATCCTGTTGGAAGTTGTGTCAGGCTGGGCAGGCAGAATGACTTTGTGGTTTGAAAATTCACTTCTATTCCCTCCGTGCCTTTAGAGGATTTTGTGTACAGCATTCAAAAAAAATAGCAAGTAAAAGCCTAattatttgaagagttttgtTAGAAAGCCCAAGGGGCTGCTAATGTAGATGATACCTT of Vidua macroura isolate BioBank_ID:100142 chromosome 5, ASM2450914v1, whole genome shotgun sequence contains these proteins:
- the DERA gene encoding deoxyribose-phosphate aldolase, which gives rise to MAGRNPGTELELGWISKVYVNRPAVERHAEQIKKWKTVKGNWQAAWLLKAVTCIDLTTLSGDDAPSNVQRLCFKAKHPIREDLLKALDMHDKGITVGAVCVYPARVSDAVNTLKAAGCNIPVASVAAGFPSGQTPLETKLAEIRLAVEYGAREIDIVISRTLVLTGQWEGLYEEIRLCRAACGGAHMKTILATGELGSLANVYKASMIAMMAGSDFIKTSTGKEVENATFPVGIVMMRAIKEYYWQTGYKVGFKPAGGIRTAKEAITWLMLVKEELGVEWLTPELFRLGASSLLGDIEQQIFYHVTGSYALQHELAMA